In the genome of Litorilinea aerophila, one region contains:
- a CDS encoding ArnT family glycosyltransferase produces MLLVSVPLPLGFAAAYTLTILLPAWLLADGLKGRAAAGPVARLEQWVLGLGVAYALATLTMLLLGYLPGGLQPWQVLLAFDLLLVLLLLAKWRLPHRDLDATPTLDGQVTWRWWLGLGLVVAVAAFLRMADVGYAEFQDDEVTVVTHAAEMIQGREDALFVHDKGPAEILLTALHYAPVQRINEATARLPFGVAGVVGLVGLMLLGTRLFGPLAGWLAAMLLALDGYFIGFGRIVQYQSVVFLMVVLTVLLLYRMVQAGRLQGRGLVLAALCLATGILAHFEALFAVVPGIYLLSVLWRREGFRPREARPLLLALGVGLGLLALFFVPFALHPRFQRTYQEILFNRVGTGFPYNNLYDFFFRTTIYSSTYYLALLMAAAAGSLLAALWRYRQSWIRWAGIGLVLLGLGLTLWSSTWLTVAGRDHTWLPFAVAFFLAWLAPGLKDEERMLWLWLGVTLVVSLFFVQKPRTHVYNFFIPWALVAGMGLARFWHWSARRLGEPTAQMVGAGLAGAIILLFGNYEYWYFAHTRVEVLRTWAENRPRGYWVSYDEPSQNAIFGFPFKNGWKVVGALYAQGVLDGPFARNGKRGVAGWYTRGGNDCERDHVYYIYTPENEPTNRGLVEPKPRPSAGEGYHLLGTVTVNGEPRLEIYRRGQPPASPPQTYDVADFEAYFDQNLSGPLFEQSGPVANPAIQHPLALRLGDAILLRGYSLSQERLAPGDRLDLTLYWQATGPAQQPYKVFTQLIDLETLHKAGQRDGVPGCERFPTDRWQPGDIMVDRYAIAVAADAPPGTYSLLVGMYDQNEERLPVFDEAGAHLGDAIVLAQLSVQSAAD; encoded by the coding sequence TTGCTCCTTGTCAGCGTTCCCCTGCCCCTGGGCTTTGCCGCGGCCTACACCCTCACCATTCTGTTGCCTGCCTGGCTGCTCGCGGATGGGCTGAAAGGACGGGCAGCAGCCGGGCCGGTCGCCCGGCTGGAGCAGTGGGTCTTGGGCCTGGGCGTTGCCTATGCCCTGGCCACCCTGACCATGCTTCTGCTGGGCTATCTGCCCGGTGGCCTGCAGCCCTGGCAGGTGCTCCTGGCCTTTGACCTGCTCCTGGTGCTGCTCCTTCTGGCTAAATGGCGGCTTCCCCATCGGGACCTGGATGCCACCCCCACCCTGGACGGTCAGGTCACCTGGCGCTGGTGGCTGGGGCTGGGCCTGGTGGTGGCGGTGGCCGCCTTCCTGCGCATGGCCGACGTGGGCTATGCCGAATTCCAGGACGACGAGGTCACCGTGGTGACCCACGCGGCCGAGATGATCCAGGGGCGAGAGGATGCCCTCTTCGTCCACGACAAGGGGCCGGCCGAGATCCTGTTGACGGCGCTTCACTACGCGCCGGTTCAGCGCATCAACGAGGCCACGGCCCGGCTGCCCTTTGGCGTGGCCGGCGTGGTGGGCCTGGTGGGCCTGATGCTGCTGGGAACTCGCCTGTTCGGGCCCCTGGCCGGGTGGCTGGCTGCCATGCTCCTGGCACTGGATGGCTATTTCATCGGCTTCGGCCGCATCGTCCAGTATCAGAGCGTGGTCTTCCTGATGGTGGTGCTCACTGTCCTGCTCCTCTACCGCATGGTGCAGGCGGGACGGCTGCAGGGTCGTGGGCTGGTGCTGGCCGCCCTCTGCCTGGCCACGGGCATCCTGGCCCATTTCGAAGCCCTCTTTGCCGTGGTACCCGGCATCTATCTGCTCTCCGTCCTCTGGCGGCGGGAAGGCTTCCGGCCCAGGGAAGCGCGGCCCCTTCTGCTGGCCCTCGGGGTGGGGCTGGGGCTCCTGGCCCTGTTTTTCGTGCCCTTTGCCCTGCATCCCCGTTTCCAGCGTACCTATCAGGAGATCCTCTTCAACCGGGTGGGTACGGGCTTTCCCTACAACAATCTGTACGATTTCTTCTTCCGCACCACCATCTACAGCTCCACCTACTACCTGGCCCTGCTCATGGCCGCCGCCGCCGGTTCCTTGCTGGCGGCCCTCTGGCGCTACCGGCAGAGCTGGATACGTTGGGCCGGCATTGGGCTGGTCCTCCTGGGGTTGGGGCTGACCCTCTGGTCGTCCACCTGGCTGACCGTGGCCGGCCGTGACCACACCTGGCTACCCTTTGCCGTGGCCTTTTTCCTGGCCTGGCTGGCCCCCGGCCTGAAAGATGAGGAGCGGATGCTCTGGCTCTGGCTGGGGGTGACGCTGGTGGTCTCTCTCTTCTTTGTGCAGAAGCCCCGCACCCACGTCTACAACTTCTTCATCCCCTGGGCGCTGGTGGCCGGCATGGGGCTGGCCCGCTTCTGGCATTGGAGTGCCCGGCGGCTGGGCGAACCCACGGCCCAGATGGTGGGCGCGGGGCTGGCCGGGGCGATCATCCTGCTGTTTGGCAACTACGAGTACTGGTACTTTGCCCATACCCGGGTGGAGGTGTTGCGCACCTGGGCGGAGAATCGCCCCCGGGGCTACTGGGTCTCCTACGACGAGCCCAGCCAGAACGCCATCTTCGGCTTTCCCTTCAAGAACGGCTGGAAGGTGGTGGGCGCGCTCTATGCCCAGGGCGTGCTGGACGGTCCCTTCGCGCGCAACGGCAAACGGGGCGTGGCCGGCTGGTATACCCGGGGCGGCAATGACTGTGAACGGGATCACGTCTACTACATCTACACTCCTGAGAACGAGCCCACCAACCGGGGGCTGGTGGAGCCCAAGCCCCGGCCATCCGCGGGGGAGGGTTACCATCTGTTGGGCACGGTGACGGTCAACGGCGAGCCCCGTCTGGAGATCTACCGCCGGGGACAGCCGCCCGCTTCGCCGCCCCAGACGTACGACGTGGCCGACTTCGAGGCCTACTTCGACCAGAACCTGAGTGGTCCCCTCTTCGAGCAGAGCGGCCCTGTGGCTAACCCGGCCATCCAGCATCCCCTGGCCCTGCGCCTGGGCGACGCCATCCTCCTGCGGGGCTACAGCCTGAGCCAGGAGCGCCTGGCGCCGGGCGACCGCCTGGATCTGACCCTCTACTGGCAGGCCACGGGACCCGCCCAGCAGCCCTACAAGGTTTTCACCCAGCTCATCGACCTGGAGACCCTCCACAAGGCGGGCCAGCGGGATGGTGTCCCCGGCTGTGAACGTTTCCCCACGGATCGCTGGCAGCCCGGCGATATCATGGTAGATCGCTACGCCATTGCCGTGGCGGCCGACGCGCCGCCGGGTACTTACAGCCTGCTGGTGGGCATGTATGACCAGAACGAGGAGCGGCTGCCCGTCTTCGATGAGGCCGGCGCCCACCTGGGCGATGCCATCGTCCTGGCCCAATTATCGGTCCAGAGTGCGGCCGATTGA
- a CDS encoding Tex family protein: protein MIDFAETIANQLKIQPTQVAATIQLLDDGNTLPFIARYRKEATGSLDEEQIRRIAELLDGLRKLEQRRAAIVAAIQEQGQLTPELHEQLLAADTLTALEDLYQPYRPKRRTRASMAREKGLQPLADQILAQPRSRATAAELAAPYVNDQVADPEEALAGARDIVAEVMSDHPEVRRMTRAQALRSGTLQAGKVDGADDPREVYRLYYDFKLRVDRLRPHQILALNRGEAQKVLRVNLDVPPPRGMPDWRAAIAAVFRPDPRSPLAEHLFLAAEDAARRLLLPAIERDVRRTLTEMAEAHAIRIFAANLRSLLSQPPLAGQTVLAIDPGFRTGCKVAVVDPTGKVLDTTTIYPHPPQQRREEALAILAGLARRYRVTLFAVGNGTASRETELLVAELLRSWPEDGDTRPQYLMVNEAGASVYSASPLARAELPDLDVSMRSAVSLARRVQDPLAELVKIDPKSIGVGMYQHDVDQKALAQALDGVVESVVNQVGVDVNTASPALLTYVAGIGPKLAERIVAYRDEHGPFPNRQALLQVPGLGPKAFQQAAGFLRIRANGAPGSHPLDASAIHPESYPVAEALLARSGLSLDALAQEGPDALAARLEALRSAVPLAQLAAELGTGEPTLADIFEQLVRPGRDPREDLPKPILRSDVLTMEDLQPGMRLAGTVRNVVDFGAFVDIGVKQDGLLHRSQIPFGTLLQVGDVLQVEILGVEIERGRISLGWAEEMAPA from the coding sequence ATGATTGATTTCGCAGAAACTATCGCCAACCAGTTGAAGATCCAACCGACCCAGGTGGCCGCGACCATCCAACTCCTGGACGACGGCAATACCCTCCCCTTCATTGCCCGCTACCGCAAGGAGGCCACCGGCAGCCTGGACGAAGAACAGATCCGGCGTATCGCCGAGCTGCTGGACGGGCTGCGCAAGCTGGAGCAGCGCCGGGCCGCCATCGTGGCCGCCATCCAGGAGCAGGGCCAGTTGACACCCGAACTCCATGAGCAGCTCCTGGCCGCGGACACCCTCACCGCGCTGGAGGATCTCTACCAGCCCTACCGGCCCAAACGCCGGACCCGGGCCAGCATGGCCCGGGAGAAGGGCCTCCAGCCCCTGGCCGACCAGATCCTGGCCCAACCCCGGAGTCGCGCCACCGCTGCGGAACTGGCTGCCCCCTACGTCAACGACCAGGTGGCGGATCCGGAAGAGGCCCTGGCCGGGGCCCGGGACATCGTGGCCGAGGTGATGAGCGACCATCCAGAGGTGCGCCGCATGACCCGGGCCCAGGCCCTGCGCTCCGGTACCCTTCAGGCCGGCAAGGTGGACGGCGCCGACGATCCCCGGGAGGTCTATCGGCTCTACTACGACTTCAAGTTGCGGGTAGATCGCCTGCGACCCCACCAGATCCTGGCCCTGAACCGGGGTGAGGCCCAGAAGGTGCTGCGGGTTAACCTGGATGTGCCCCCGCCTCGGGGAATGCCGGACTGGCGCGCCGCCATTGCCGCCGTCTTTCGCCCGGATCCCCGTTCGCCCCTGGCTGAGCACCTGTTCCTTGCGGCCGAGGATGCGGCTCGACGCCTGCTCCTGCCCGCCATCGAGCGGGACGTGCGGCGCACCCTGACCGAAATGGCAGAGGCCCACGCCATCCGCATCTTCGCCGCCAACCTCCGCAGCCTGCTCAGCCAGCCACCCCTGGCCGGCCAGACCGTCCTGGCCATCGACCCCGGCTTTCGCACCGGCTGCAAGGTGGCCGTGGTCGATCCCACGGGCAAGGTGCTGGACACCACCACCATCTATCCCCATCCGCCCCAGCAGCGTCGGGAGGAGGCCCTGGCCATCCTGGCAGGGCTGGCCCGACGCTACCGGGTCACCCTCTTTGCCGTGGGCAACGGCACCGCCTCCCGGGAGACGGAGCTGCTGGTGGCCGAGCTCCTCCGTTCCTGGCCGGAGGATGGAGATACCCGGCCCCAGTACCTGATGGTCAACGAGGCGGGCGCCAGCGTCTACAGCGCCAGCCCCCTGGCCCGGGCCGAGCTGCCCGACCTGGATGTGAGTATGCGCAGCGCGGTCTCCCTGGCCCGCCGGGTCCAGGATCCCCTGGCTGAGTTAGTGAAGATCGACCCGAAATCCATCGGCGTGGGGATGTACCAGCATGACGTGGACCAGAAGGCGCTGGCCCAGGCGCTGGATGGCGTGGTGGAGAGCGTGGTGAACCAGGTGGGCGTGGATGTCAACACCGCGTCCCCCGCGCTGCTGACCTACGTGGCCGGCATCGGCCCGAAGCTGGCTGAACGCATCGTGGCCTACCGGGATGAGCATGGCCCGTTCCCCAACCGACAGGCGCTTTTGCAGGTGCCCGGCCTGGGCCCCAAGGCCTTCCAGCAGGCGGCCGGTTTCCTGCGCATCCGCGCCAACGGCGCACCCGGCAGCCATCCCCTGGATGCCAGCGCCATCCATCCGGAAAGCTATCCCGTGGCGGAGGCCCTGCTCGCCCGGTCTGGCCTGAGCCTGGACGCCCTGGCCCAGGAGGGGCCGGACGCCCTGGCTGCGCGGCTCGAGGCGCTGCGGTCTGCTGTGCCCCTGGCCCAACTGGCCGCCGAGCTGGGCACCGGTGAGCCCACCCTGGCAGATATCTTTGAACAACTGGTGCGACCCGGCCGGGATCCCCGCGAAGATCTGCCCAAGCCCATCCTGCGCAGCGACGTCCTGACCATGGAGGACCTGCAGCCGGGGATGCGCCTGGCCGGCACCGTGCGCAACGTGGTGGACTTCGGCGCGTTCGTGGACATCGGCGTCAAGCAGGACGGCCTGCTCCACCGCAGCCAGATTCCCTTCGGCACCCTGTTGCAGGTGGGTGACGTGCTCCAGGTGGAGATCCTGGGGGTGGAAATTGAGCGGGGGCGCATCAGTTTGGGATGGGCCGAGGAGATGGCCCCCGCCTGA
- a CDS encoding phosphatidylserine decarboxylase, whose amino-acid sequence MGRAIRTAWREVRTIFLGLAILTGVGLATRQRWLAALGGLLWAWVCYFFRDPDRTPQDSDEAVILAAADGRIQRIEVVEEPRFFQGPARRIVTFLSLLDVHVQRSPYTGTVQQIHYQPGAFLPAYRPEADANEANFIGLSTPRGPLAVVQMTGVLARRIVCWRQPGDTLQRGERFGLIRFGSRVDLYLPLEAEVFVQVGQQVYGGQTPVARWPGS is encoded by the coding sequence ATGGGACGGGCAATTCGAACAGCCTGGCGTGAAGTCCGGACCATCTTCCTGGGCCTGGCCATCCTGACAGGCGTGGGCCTGGCGACCCGGCAGAGATGGCTGGCGGCCCTGGGCGGACTGCTCTGGGCCTGGGTCTGCTACTTTTTCCGCGATCCCGACCGTACCCCCCAGGACTCGGACGAGGCGGTCATCCTGGCCGCAGCCGACGGCCGCATCCAGCGGATCGAGGTGGTGGAGGAGCCCCGCTTCTTTCAGGGGCCGGCCCGACGCATTGTCACCTTCCTCAGCCTGCTGGACGTCCACGTGCAGCGCAGCCCCTACACGGGGACGGTGCAGCAGATCCACTACCAGCCCGGCGCTTTTCTCCCGGCCTACCGGCCTGAAGCCGACGCCAATGAGGCCAACTTCATCGGCCTCTCCACCCCGCGTGGCCCCCTGGCCGTGGTTCAGATGACCGGTGTACTGGCCCGGCGCATTGTCTGCTGGCGCCAGCCGGGGGATACTCTGCAGCGGGGGGAACGGTTTGGGCTGATCCGCTTCGGCAGCCGGGTGGATCTCTACCTGCCCCTGGAGGCCGAGGTGTTCGTACAGGTGGGCCAGCAGGTCTATGGCGGCCAGACACCGGTGGCCCGCTGGCCGGGGAGCTGA
- the pssA gene encoding CDP-diacylglycerol--serine O-phosphatidyltransferase translates to MTDQEKLSSPHPLHLLLPSTATLGSLFLGIAAITVLADQRFVLGALFILAGSVLDAVDGQLAHRLNATTDIGKQLDSLADMVTFGVAPTILIYYLMLGVGVHPTTAIFASVIFALAGACRLARYNTQPTCRSAFFTGMPIPVASMLLIAGSFWQHWTLNLWWTVVVAVVSFLMVSPFPYPKLKHVATAPIPWLAVPLLAAIWAWIWGGWQVVPFTLLSLYAVMGPLYGLQQRAERRRQQMGRAR, encoded by the coding sequence ATGACCGACCAGGAGAAACTTTCCAGCCCTCATCCGCTACACCTGTTGCTGCCCAGCACAGCCACCCTGGGCTCCCTGTTTCTGGGCATCGCCGCCATCACTGTTCTGGCCGACCAGCGCTTTGTGCTGGGCGCGCTGTTCATCCTGGCTGGTTCGGTGCTGGACGCGGTGGACGGCCAGCTAGCCCACCGGCTGAACGCCACCACCGACATCGGCAAACAGTTGGATTCCCTGGCCGACATGGTGACCTTCGGCGTGGCGCCCACTATCCTCATCTACTACCTGATGTTGGGCGTGGGCGTCCACCCTACCACGGCCATCTTCGCCTCGGTCATCTTTGCCCTGGCCGGCGCCTGTCGCCTGGCCCGCTACAACACCCAGCCCACCTGCCGCAGCGCGTTCTTCACCGGGATGCCCATCCCCGTGGCCAGCATGCTCCTCATCGCGGGCAGCTTCTGGCAACACTGGACCCTGAACCTGTGGTGGACCGTGGTGGTGGCGGTGGTTAGCTTCCTGATGGTGAGCCCCTTTCCCTATCCCAAGTTGAAACATGTGGCCACGGCTCCCATCCCCTGGCTTGCCGTGCCACTCCTGGCCGCAATCTGGGCCTGGATTTGGGGCGGCTGGCAGGTGGTTCCCTTCACCCTCCTTTCTCTGTACGCAGTCATGGGCCCTCTCTACGGTCTCCAGCAACGGGCCGAGAGGCGCCGCCAACAGATGGGGAGGGCCCGGTAA
- a CDS encoding class I SAM-dependent methyltransferase has product MSSHSVLLFWRQFVHNQTQIGAVLPSSAALGKAATERIARHSGPIRVLEAGPGTGSFTCELIPRLQPGDSLDLVELSSPLTAFLHARLQREGLLSRPGVDVRLINGNLLHFPLATRYDFIVFSLPLSNFPAAMVESLLTLMMEHLKPGGVFSYVKYAVLGELKRRLSMGAARADMDARQAVIASFAARYQVGRRLVLRNLPPAWVYYWQKPLATQETTP; this is encoded by the coding sequence ATGAGTAGCCACAGCGTCCTGTTGTTCTGGCGCCAGTTTGTCCACAACCAGACCCAGATCGGCGCCGTCCTACCCAGCTCCGCCGCGCTGGGGAAGGCCGCGACCGAGCGCATCGCCCGACATTCCGGCCCCATCCGGGTCCTGGAGGCCGGCCCCGGCACGGGTTCGTTCACGTGCGAACTGATCCCCCGCCTGCAGCCCGGCGACAGCCTGGACCTGGTGGAGCTGAGTTCACCCCTGACTGCTTTTCTCCACGCCCGGTTACAGCGGGAAGGGCTGCTTTCCCGCCCCGGCGTGGATGTGCGCCTGATCAACGGCAACCTGCTCCACTTTCCCCTGGCCACCCGCTACGACTTCATTGTCTTTAGCCTGCCCCTGAGCAACTTTCCGGCCGCCATGGTAGAATCCCTGCTCACCCTGATGATGGAGCACCTGAAACCCGGCGGTGTGTTCAGCTACGTGAAGTATGCGGTGCTGGGGGAACTAAAACGACGCCTCAGCATGGGCGCCGCCCGGGCAGATATGGACGCCCGCCAGGCCGTCATTGCCTCCTTTGCCGCCCGCTACCAGGTGGGCCGGCGGCTGGTCCTCCGCAACCTGCCGCCTGCCTGGGTTTACTACTGGCAGAAACCGTTAGCCACCCAGGAGACGACCCCATGA
- a CDS encoding MFS transporter, translated as MGEDRKQPWPPTRLVAGVGGAIGFCILGDSLLYSILPLEAANLGIGLPLVGLLLSVNRLVRLASNTWASTLYERMGPRRPFLAAVAVGLLSTWVYGLGMGFAAFLAARMAWGIAWSALRQGGYQAVWSGPTSAKGRLTGLLWGLVRLGSAVSVLGGGYLYDLVGYRNTLWVVTGVTALAVPLAYQLRWPPFSPARGRPPAQTATPVPVSPGTALGRRLAQVRTSLGLALALPAQRWLIVAAFFEYLLSGVVISTTSLFLASRMELEGGALLLGAGVATVTGLLHGTRWLTDLALGPGVGALSDRFGQANTALTIAGVLLLGIAGAVLLPLPLAIFSLLLTLMGDGALHIVMSAAATGAATGAPRPHLFIGVFTTTGDAGSALGPLLAYSGGTWVGLPTMYLAIAVALLAVVVRFWSLSPAMARAARPAPE; from the coding sequence GTGGGTGAAGACAGGAAACAACCATGGCCCCCGACACGGCTGGTGGCTGGCGTGGGCGGCGCCATCGGCTTTTGCATTTTAGGCGATTCCCTGCTCTACAGCATCCTGCCCTTGGAAGCGGCCAACCTGGGTATCGGCCTGCCCCTGGTGGGCCTGCTCCTCAGCGTCAACCGGCTGGTCCGTCTGGCGTCCAATACCTGGGCCAGCACCCTGTACGAGCGGATGGGGCCGCGCCGCCCCTTCCTGGCAGCCGTGGCTGTGGGCCTTCTCTCCACCTGGGTGTACGGGCTGGGGATGGGCTTCGCCGCCTTTCTGGCCGCGCGCATGGCCTGGGGCATAGCCTGGTCGGCCCTGCGCCAGGGGGGCTACCAGGCCGTCTGGTCGGGGCCCACCAGCGCCAAGGGACGCCTGACGGGGCTGCTCTGGGGGCTGGTGCGCCTGGGCAGCGCGGTTAGCGTTCTGGGCGGCGGCTACCTGTATGACCTGGTGGGCTATCGAAACACCCTGTGGGTGGTCACGGGCGTCACCGCGCTGGCGGTCCCCCTGGCCTATCAGCTCCGCTGGCCGCCTTTTTCCCCGGCCCGGGGGCGGCCGCCCGCCCAGACAGCTACTCCTGTCCCGGTGAGCCCGGGGACGGCTCTGGGGCGACGCCTGGCCCAGGTCCGGACCAGCCTGGGGCTTGCCCTGGCGCTGCCGGCCCAGCGATGGCTGATCGTGGCCGCCTTTTTCGAGTATCTCCTCAGCGGCGTGGTGATCTCCACCACTTCCCTCTTCCTGGCCAGTCGCATGGAATTGGAGGGCGGGGCATTGCTCTTGGGGGCGGGCGTCGCCACCGTCACCGGCCTGCTTCACGGCACCCGCTGGCTGACGGACCTGGCCCTGGGGCCGGGGGTGGGGGCCCTCTCTGACCGCTTTGGCCAGGCCAACACCGCGTTGACCATTGCCGGGGTGCTGCTGCTGGGGATTGCCGGGGCCGTTCTCCTGCCCCTGCCCCTGGCCATCTTTTCCCTCTTGCTGACGCTCATGGGCGACGGTGCCCTGCACATTGTTATGAGTGCGGCCGCGACGGGCGCGGCCACAGGTGCGCCCCGGCCTCACCTGTTCATCGGCGTCTTTACCACCACCGGCGATGCGGGCTCTGCCCTGGGGCCACTGCTGGCCTACTCGGGGGGGACGTGGGTCGGGCTGCCGACCATGTACCTGGCCATAGCTGTGGCGCTGCTGGCCGTGGTCGTGCGCTTCTGGTCCCTCTCGCCGGCCATGGCCAGGGCGGCCCGTCCCGCCCCTGAATAA
- a CDS encoding zinc metalloprotease has product MTTDILKVCVDRRLPPIAGPAPQTREARLAADRNKLWPPHQRTLHVRFLDGDDRLHEKVATFAQEWCKYANVTLVFDDAPDAVLRVSFTPGGSWSFIGTDALDPRIGPNDPTINLGWLTPATPNDEVSQLVLHEFGHALGLIHEHQNPAGRIPWNREAVYAFYAGPPNFWSREEVDVNIFQVYDSTVTNYSQFDPQSIMLYPIPPQFTDGVFQVGWNKVLSPMDRQFIGVIYPLDHAPPPGQLVVDGPPVDATLVTPGEIHRYTLVIDQAGRYLLETEGSTDVTLELLDLEGQRLAHDDDSGWLLNARLEQPLSPGTYQVHVRHFSETGTGPYRLRVRRL; this is encoded by the coding sequence ATGACTACGGACATCTTGAAGGTTTGCGTGGACAGGCGCCTGCCCCCGATTGCCGGGCCGGCGCCTCAAACCCGGGAGGCCCGGCTGGCCGCGGACCGCAACAAGCTCTGGCCTCCCCACCAGCGCACCCTCCACGTCCGCTTCCTGGACGGGGATGATCGGTTACACGAAAAGGTGGCGACCTTCGCCCAGGAATGGTGCAAGTACGCCAACGTTACCCTGGTCTTCGACGACGCCCCCGACGCCGTGCTGCGGGTCTCCTTCACCCCGGGGGGCTCCTGGTCCTTCATCGGCACCGATGCCCTGGATCCCCGCATTGGCCCCAATGATCCCACCATCAACCTGGGCTGGCTGACTCCCGCCACGCCCAACGACGAGGTCTCCCAGCTGGTCCTCCACGAATTCGGCCACGCCCTGGGTCTGATCCACGAGCATCAGAATCCGGCTGGCCGCATCCCCTGGAACCGGGAGGCCGTCTACGCCTTCTACGCGGGCCCGCCGAACTTCTGGAGCCGGGAAGAGGTGGATGTCAACATCTTCCAGGTCTACGACAGCACGGTCACCAACTACTCCCAGTTCGATCCCCAGTCCATCATGCTTTACCCCATTCCGCCCCAGTTTACCGACGGCGTCTTCCAGGTGGGGTGGAACAAGGTGCTCTCACCCATGGACAGGCAGTTCATCGGCGTCATCTACCCCCTCGACCACGCCCCGCCACCTGGCCAGCTGGTGGTGGATGGCCCGCCTGTGGATGCCACCCTGGTCACCCCGGGGGAAATCCACCGCTACACCCTGGTCATCGACCAGGCCGGCCGCTACCTGCTGGAAACCGAAGGCAGCACCGACGTCACCCTGGAGCTCTTGGACCTGGAAGGTCAGCGCCTGGCCCACGACGACGACAGCGGCTGGCTGCTCAACGCGCGCCTGGAGCAACCCCTCTCCCCCGGCACCTACCAGGTGCATGTCCGCCATTTCAGCGAGACAGGCACCGGACCCTATCGCCTGCGAGTACGCCGCCTTTGA
- a CDS encoding M12 family metallopeptidase encodes MSEQVIKACIDRALPVELLVDFMRRSVEENPINAPQIPPARTLAPTVRPDFQPEALAALTGKLWKPGRTLRVRFLDGDPVVQERLQPFAHIWSQYANIKFEFGDDPDAEIRISFQQKGSWSYIGTDALSIPKNQPTMNFGWLTRSTPLDEYSRVVTHEFGHALGCYHEHQNPATNIPWNKEVVYQYYQGPPNFWNRQQVDVNLFTRYSATISQFSEFDPQSIMLYPIPNEFTIGDFEVGWNKELSQTDKDFVAILYPFEQKPENELTIDGPAVAAAIGAPGEIDTFTFVVTEGGRYRMETEGRTDVVMSLFGPDDETHFIAQDDDSGRRLNARIVQMLVPGRYTLRIRHFSAQRTGEYKVGVYREPA; translated from the coding sequence ATGTCCGAGCAAGTGATCAAGGCCTGCATTGACCGAGCGCTGCCGGTTGAGCTGTTGGTGGATTTTATGCGCCGGTCGGTGGAGGAAAACCCCATCAACGCGCCCCAGATCCCGCCCGCCCGCACCCTGGCACCGACCGTGCGGCCGGACTTCCAGCCGGAGGCCCTGGCCGCGCTGACCGGCAAGCTGTGGAAACCCGGGCGGACGTTGCGGGTGCGTTTCCTGGACGGCGACCCGGTAGTCCAGGAGCGGCTGCAACCCTTCGCCCACATCTGGAGCCAGTACGCCAACATCAAGTTCGAATTTGGCGACGACCCCGACGCGGAGATCCGCATCTCCTTCCAACAAAAGGGCTCCTGGTCCTACATCGGCACCGACGCGCTGAGCATTCCCAAGAACCAGCCCACCATGAACTTTGGCTGGCTGACCCGCTCCACCCCCCTGGACGAATACTCCCGGGTGGTGACCCACGAGTTCGGCCACGCCCTGGGCTGCTACCACGAACACCAGAACCCGGCCACCAACATCCCCTGGAACAAGGAGGTAGTCTATCAGTATTACCAGGGCCCGCCGAACTTCTGGAACCGGCAACAGGTGGACGTGAATCTCTTCACCCGCTACAGCGCCACCATTTCCCAGTTCTCCGAGTTCGATCCCCAGTCCATCATGCTCTACCCCATCCCCAATGAATTCACCATCGGCGACTTCGAGGTGGGCTGGAACAAGGAGCTCTCCCAGACGGACAAGGATTTTGTGGCCATCCTCTATCCCTTCGAGCAAAAGCCAGAAAACGAGCTCACCATCGATGGGCCGGCAGTGGCCGCCGCCATCGGGGCGCCGGGGGAGATCGACACCTTCACCTTTGTGGTGACCGAAGGCGGCCGTTATCGGATGGAAACCGAAGGGCGGACCGATGTGGTGATGAGCCTCTTCGGGCCGGACGACGAAACCCATTTCATCGCCCAGGACGACGACAGCGGCCGCCGTCTCAACGCGCGCATCGTCCAGATGTTGGTGCCAGGCCGGTACACCCTGCGCATCCGCCACTTCAGCGCCCAGCGCACCGGCGAATACAAAGTCGGCGTCTATCGGGAGCCGGCATAG